Part of the Mytilus trossulus isolate FHL-02 chromosome 2, PNRI_Mtr1.1.1.hap1, whole genome shotgun sequence genome is shown below.
ctaaatggGTCATTTgtccatttcggtcatgttgacttatttgtaaatcttactttgctgaacattattgctgtttacagttatctctatctataataatattcaagataaccaaaaacagcaaaatttccttaaaattaccaatttaggggcagcgacccaacaacgggttgtcttgattcatctgaaaatttcagggcagatagatcttgacctgatgaacaattttaccccagtcaggtttgctctaaatgttttggtttttgagtcataatccaaaaactgcattttatccctatgttctatttttagccgtggaggccatcttggttggttgtcggggtcacgccacacaatttttaaactagataccccaatgatgattatggccaagtttggccCATCAGTtacagaggagaagatttttgtaaaagttaacaacgacggatgcgaagtgatgagaaaagctaacTTGGGCTTTAAAGGGGAGAAACTTTATCGTTCCATTGTCAGAGTTCTATTTTTATGTAGTAATATTCCTGAACCATATGCACATTTAGTGTAGCAATACCGATTTATAGCACTGCTAACGAGGAAGCTATTGACCCAAATGTTTTACAATGTTATGTACAGCAAAATAAATCGGGGAGTAATTAactaaagcatatatatatatatcaagttcCAATCAAATAAACTTCAGAGAGCAGTAACAGTCCACTTTGTAAAATGCTGTGGTAAATACCGACCAACTGCTTCTTAGACTTTTTTGGTTTGCATCATAATAATTATGGTACAAGGGAAGCATATAGCAAAGTAGTGAAGTAATTTATGCTCTtctaactttgtacttgtttggtttatactattttgatctgatcgTCACTGACGAGTTTCATGTAGATGAAACACTcttctggcgtactaaattaaaaGCCTGGACCTTTGTTAACTTTTAAcatatcaaaatgtattattgaatTTCTCTGAcctgaatattttatatttttatttatttatactgtaGTCCTGttttgtaatgttgtcatttaagtATTGCAttcaacattgccataaaagcacAAGGTTTGGCTaaccacaaaaccaggttcaacccaacactttttttaatgtcctgtaccaagtaagaaAAATGGCATCTGCTAacttatagtttgtttctgtgtgtgttacattggTTTGGTTTTTAGTTGCttttcagtgtttctgttgtttcaatGTTTTCCTCTGTGTTTTCCtcgattttagtttgtaatccatatttgttttctttcaattgatTTACTACTTtcaaacagcagtatactactgttgcctttaaatatggcatgaatacaaaatattgaacACAATATAACTAGAATACTTTATTTCCGGCAGAAATGAGAAACTGTTCAGATATTTAATACAGTTTAGCCGTGGCAACTTGACAAAACATGCATTAAACTGTAGCTCGTCCAGAATCCAATGTCATCCTGTGCACCAATTATCAGATAtgttcatttgttaaataaacaaatattgaagTAATTACTTTTGTATTCAATAGTTGCACTGaatcatcaatatatataaattgtataataaatcTACCATTTGCAGAAGTTATGTCCctaaagaaaatatgtttgcaaacatacaTGGACATGGTAATGTTGATTTAATCTAATAGAAACTGCATTAGAGTATTACGATTGTAAACACCTTTAACAAATAACATAAGGTGTTGTAGCGTTTTGGATGACATTAGATCTGAAATGGCTGTGTGTTATCTATTACTGAACTACTTTTAATACGGAGGACGAAAACTACAGTGGTTatatataaaactgaaaaacGTCTATGTTGAGCCAAGTCTGTATATGATTGTAAAGAGAAAATGCAGTCCTCCTTGTAAAATACACATCCCTTTAAATGAGGTAGATAAAACTTAACAACAGTGTAAAAGGAAATTTTTCTTTAGACAAACTCAACCCAACAGTTTACAGTATGTCGTAGTTTTGAACTTTATGAAGCATTGATGGACTATTTTGGATGAATGAAATACGTCACTATAACAACAAAGTCAGTTAATACTGGACTAATCTGtcttaaattgaaaattgcTGACATAAGTCAAGAAACtagtaaaatatcttttaaaaaggtCTAATAGAGCAATAGGATTCAGTATAAAAACTTCCCTTTACAAAGCTGGCATTTTCTCTTTTACAGAAATAAAGTATTAAGACAATATTGTAcactaaataataaacatatactaAAGATACCAAGAATTACTGGCCTTGTACAAATACAATGATACTTCTGTCCGAGAAGAATTAGCTTTCTAGACTTGGCTCAGTACaattctttgaaaattaaaaaaggggaAAATTAAATCACGCAGTATATAACCTGTAAAGAACCATAAAAGTTTACAAGAAATCTGTACATTCAAAAACATGTTCATCTTTATCAGTATTGTATATATAGATTGACAGACAGATAAAGTATAAAAACATGTTCAGGAGCTCCAATTGAGAGCTTATCTTAGCAGTGGCCTATAATTACTctgattttaattattttgtgtgTATATTTTTACGGCAAGGACTAAATGTCCCATCAAAATGTACATATAAAGTTAACAGAATATCAAACTATTCAGAAGTAATTTTAGTTCACTGCTGAGGATCACCAAACTGTATAAAGGTAactatttaactttaaaaaaacattaatgaaTAACACCAAGAAACAAACGACTGAAAAAAAGACTGCTATTTACAATGCAGCCAATGTTTGCTAAAACAATGGATATTTCACATGCTGAGGTGGAATTCATGTgaagtattaaatttttttacaattctcagtacatgtatcaaaatGAATTGTTTACAATCATTTATATTACCCAGTACATGTATCCAGTTTCATGATTAAATTATTTCCCATACAAAGTAAATACTTCACATTCAGCAATTGTTCAGCTGGTACCACCaaagtatcaaatttatatataacaatgttttcaaaatttgataattgtcAAAATTTCTAATCAACTGATGTTAGTAAAGTCAtagaaaattacaaaagtttGCATAAGTTGGATGACATGATTCGGCTTTATGTTGCTGCAAATTATGACAAATTTCTATTGCACTTTAAATAGTCCTTTTTAGTATAGTCTCAcatttccagttactgaattATTTTCAAACTCTTTAACAATAAATCAACTCTGAAATGCATGTGGCAAATAGAACTTGACAAAACCTTTGAATTACAGTAGAAATCCTGACAATTATTACACAAACTGTTTAAAATAGGCTCATCATTTTCTCCCAATGAGAAATCATTGTAATGCTAACTTTTCCATTATCAAGTCTTTTTTGGTTGCAGATATACGATGTACATTAATTTGACAATGAAAAAGTcggcaattttttaaattgtcatataCAGCAGGACTTGTAGTAGAATGAATTTATCATTCACTTCATGCAAGTCTTGTATATAtgtagttttgaatatttttgatcAACATATTATCTGAATAGATGTGTGGCCATGTCAGATAATATGATGTTCCTTCATACCTCTCAAGGTAGATAATTATTATGACTGATGTTATATAAATGCAACAATGTTTGTTGTATATTCGTCGATAAAACTTTAGTCATCAATATTTTGTATGTGAACACTTCAAAATTGTTGAACATTTTTTCATGGCTTTATCTTGTGCCAATTACTTTAATCAAAAATCATTAACAATAGTAAACATTGCAGTGGTCACACACAGAATTGCGACTTGTGAGATGCCTGTCTGATGTAAGTGAGACTTCTGTCAGTGTTGCTACATTTGATAGTTTGCCATGTTACTTCTTATTATCCAGTGATAACAGAAGAAATCAAATGTTGACAGTTATACGTGTGTGTGTTGTCgagaagaaataaaattgtaataatgaaataaagtttTCAATACTTAGTTGAAAAGTGGATGTTGTAACATTTGTAAATTCTCAACTGttcatcaaacattttattagtATGATGTCATATCCAGATGCCTTTATAGTTGAAATCTTTTACATAGGAGTTCGGTTGAGAAATAATgatcttcttatatataataaaagttatttacCTGCAAATAGCAagatttgactttaaaaaaggCCCCTTTCCCTTGTTCTAATTTGCACTGAACCCAAAATCTTATTTTGATCCCCTCACCGGAACCCAATACAGATATGAAGGATTAACTTAATGTACTTTAATGAACAGATGAGAATTATATAAATGCATCCTCTGTTGATTGGTAACATAATATGGTGTAATTGTCAGACCTGTGATTTAGGAAACAGAATAGAATTGTTACCAAATTTTCTATACAAGTGGAAGTTTAGTTGgaaataaaaattctaattttatcatttttttttttaaattgtcaacaTATGGGCAAAAAACCACCCATAAAAACAGGtcataaaaattataacaaaaaaaaaatgctttcaacaagtatcaaaaataaattctatTACAAAAAGACCAtgctattttcaaaacaaaaataacaatggCCTTCCTTTGATCTCTACGACCCCCATCCCTCTATCATCGACCTCCAGTGAATCGTCCATAATACTATTAATTAATGCCCTTTAACACCTCCCTAGCCCCTGTAAAATGGAGCTATATACTGGGAGAGAAACAATACATCAACAATAAAGCCTTTTTAAAACAagtcaaataatttttctttttaacgaTCTTCACATGGAGGTAATACATCATATGTTTAATCTCAATCATTTAATTTCCATTTTGTTCCCGTCTGGGTCTTCTCTGTTGTGGTGGACCTCCCATACCTCCCATGCCGCCCATTGGGCCACCCATCATTCCTCCTTGTTGGTTTCCTCGCTGATTAACCAGAGATCGGATTCGTCTGATGGCTGGCTGCATAGCATAAAAATGTCCAATAATTGAAACAGCGACTTCAGAGTCATCTTGTGGATTTTGTTGACTGTTGACTTCTGGCAGTTTAACTATAGCACCACTAACTCTCTGCATTTCTCTTACCtaataaaaacattatcatATCTTGTATGTACTGAAATTTCAtttgcaaaatatttatatttgccAGATAATTCAATAGATTAAGGTTTTGACATGAatctaattttatttaaaaagttgaagacTAATACAAGACATTTTCAATTGATCCAAGTCGAGTGCAAGTATTAAATTTGGAATGACATTTGTTTAAACTCGAAAATTTTGAACAGTGTTTTTTTCCATATAATATTTACAAGTGTGTATCCAAGCTTCATATATTTTGTGTGAGTGGTCTCCATATATAACAAGAGGATATCAGAGCAACAGCAAATTggatttttaactttatttgtgcctttgcatttttcaatttcacaagGAACATAACTCCTGAAGTGACAATCTTCTATATTGAACATGACCTTCATTTTAAGATCAGTTACAACATATCAAAATGAGAAATTATTTGGTTGAACGGTTTACGAGATTAAGAACGGACACCACTGgaggacaattttttttaactcctGAACAGTGCAAGTGAAAATCACCAATTTTGTTCtcgacctccattttgtcatcagtaacatgttaaaatttgaaaagctgtGAGAAATGACCTGTCCTCATCTCAGTTTTACCAGATCAATGAAGATATGATCTTTGGTTGTGGTTACCCACTTCGAATCCAGTCATAAATTATTTCAACAGGGAGAGCGTCATGTATAATGcattcacaaatatatatatttggtaacATTTAACTTTGAAGCTATGACCTCTCTAGTACTTACATTCTGTCCACCTTTACCAATGATTCTTCCAACCATTGACCTGGGTACCATCACTTCTGATCGCAGATGAACCTCTTCAATTCTAGCGAAACCTCCTTCAGACTTTATTTTGTCAAAGATGTAGAACTGAGCCTGTAAAAACAATAACTTTGATGTTTTAACCTCCTTATAAATTTTGTGAATAGTACCTTATAATCATTCCCTTTGTTTGACTATTattcatacatttgttttttaaacgtttattttttgaagaaaatctattatataacaataaacagATCTCTAGCTTGTTCTAATGTTCCAATGCTCCTGAATTTTTGGGagcataaatattttgatttctaaattattttacttgctacaaatctataaaataaaatgagcaGACGAGTACTAACCTTCCATTGTGATTCAGCTGATCCAGTGATTATCACTTTTCTTTCATCCATTTGATTTTGAGGACCTCCTTGTTTTCTATCACCATTCATTTCTCCATTTTTTTGTGGAAGGATCTattcaaaatagaaatgaatattttaacattttgaaatgtttgatcAAGTTTACATTACACATTACAGCcgaattggttttttttaatagtcaTTTCAATAGTTTTGGTACTGAAattattgtgtgttttttttattgagattTTTGACAATTAGACAACAAAGCTAGAATAATCATTGCAATCTAAGAAAAATCGGTATACAGATATCAgaacaaaagtttttttattggaaTACTTATTCCTGAAATTACAGTATTCAATATTCAATTACTCAAAAGATTtaccttaaaaattaaaatagaactTGGATATTGCAAGAAAATCCAAGTTTATTTATCTGTCTTAATATAGTAATTTAAGAATGTTAAGTCTAACCTTGATGCGAGCACTAGACAATCTCATGATCTCCTTAATATTTGATCCTTTACTGCCTATGACGGCCCCCACTGTGTTCTTACCTTGATGCGAGCACTTGATAATCTCATGATCTCCTTAATATTTGATCCTTTACTGCCTATAACTGCCCCCACTGTGTTCTTACCTTGATGCGAGCACTTGATAATCTCATGATCTCCTTAATATTTGATCCTTTACTGCCTATAACGGCTCCAACTGTGTTTTCTGGTATGTAGAGGTATGTGACTTCTAACTCCTGTTGTGGAGGCACGTTTGGTACCTGCCCATAAATACCTGGATAATAGtttcctcctcctcctcctccttgttcctgaaataaataaagtaaagttaaacttcaatctaatttaaaaaagtcaaataaatcaTCAGCACCACAAACCTCAGaaaatcaaagagctgatagcTCTGAAGTGGAAGAAGGTGAATAAAAAGTAACTTGAATTACCATAAAAGCAGGCCCACTTACCCAGGCTGCTTTGTtccattattgttaaaatgtatttttttcttcaaacaagaaaaggtcataagtacatggatttcccatatatttttgttcatgtctccatctccttatcatttgtaaatgtttagacaaataagaaagaaataagctccacatgtatatttgcaacatcgtaaattaattaaaaaaataacacacacTAACACTAGTACTGCATGGATTTTAAGCATTATGAAAGTCATATTTGTCAAAAGCTTAAAAAGActtaaatacaatgtaaaatatcttGCTATTTCTTAGCTTACACAATAAAATCTAATATATACtatcatttacaaatataaatttcaagattttactaGGTATTAATCTATAAATCTGACTACTAGACCTTTTATTAGTCTAGTTGtacatattgtatgttaactTCTAATCAATAAGaaacaaatttatcatataaacttcaatgtaatccttgaaaggagatctagattgctaaaataatttataaattttaatttttttatttgtccaaaatcatttaaattcatttaatcaacatcattttatgattatttgattaaaatattaatcatttatagtctttttacaatttacacttttaaaagcaaaattactgaaaacaggctaaaacaaagggaagtaacaaaaaagtatttcaatattcccaatacaCATCGTTTTGATTAACACAACACAACGGCAGTTAGCCGGAGGTAAACAtcgttgattaccagtatgtttgacacccaagctgtcaagtgaagccatataattatacatcttctttgatgttcaggtaaaatttaacacaggtgtcaattacacccgtacagtagtaagaaatgatcaaatatggcgtctgaaaattttcattcatgaaatatttcatacacgggagtTTTTTCTCCTAAACGGGATGTATGTTACGAAGGGCATCTAATTCACATGACAATGGAAAACcatgaataaagacaacactttatatatcctttttatttatataaaaacaaaatcttcttgTCTGCAGGATTTCAAATTCGCAACTTCAAGGGCGAACTTGTAAACAGGGCGAGTTGTCCCAATACCAAATTCACACATGCgtaatacaaatatctacaGCTAGaaacatcctgttacaagtaTAAACAAATAACGTTTATGTGGATGAgatgaaatctaataatttacataaataaaagattCATATTTACGATAGTGATTGTTTTACAATCATGATTTACTAATTAAATGATTCAGATGCCTGATCATGTGTAAAAATCGGTGTAAGGAATCtaagttgttttgaaattgtaatacacgAAATGAATGCGGAATACAGAGACTCAATGCCAAGGGTCGGCCCCTAAAGTCTTCAGAAGACTTGACGTCTTCTTCCACTAAAAAGAATCTTCGAGAGGCAGTGAATGGCAATCAGACTGGGGCGGAATATTACATCCATCATCAATACTAGGAATATTGTCCAATCATCATGTTGCTCTTATTACAAATCTATAACAATAgggttaaaacaaattttgaaccCGCTTGGAAATCtattaaaaaattgaagaaaaaaacagtagttaatgaatctaataaatgttttgaaaactttaactgcagactgtatgtaatgttaactggaagaaaatctaagtccatttaaaagtaaaatacagaaaaaatggagttatctttttacaaaatttacttctggatactatcttatgatcataaataagctacTGTCCAAGATTGGTACAAACCCacgatagtttaagaaagttattaaaattttaaaaactttaaccacagagtgaatgttatgtttcccctcagaaaaattaagtccatttaaaagtaaaatacggaaaaaatagattaatttttttacaaaatttacttctggattctatcttatgatcataaagaagcttctgaccaagtttggtacaaacccaggatagtttaagaaagttattaaaattctaaaaacttcaaccacagagtgaatgtaatttttcccgcagaaaaaactaagtccatttataggtaaaatacggaaaaaatggaattttatttttacaaaatttacttctggatactatcttataatcataaacaagcttcgtccaagtttggtagaaatccagtatagtttaagaaagttattaaaatttcaaaaactttaaccacagagtgaatatttgtggacgccgccgccgacaacggaaagtaggatcgcttagtctcgctttttcgactgaagtcaaaggctcgacaaaaatcttTGACCTGGAACAAAATGCTAACTTGATCTAAAGCTTATAATTGTGTAAactgtacaaaatgtataaagtcaatatcttcaagcatgaagaAAAAAGTGTGAAAAACTGATTTTctggacagacagacaagaGTACAAACCGGAAGTCAGTCACAGTTGATGTAAGGGGACAAATAAAGGTGTCTTCTAAAAACTACACATCCTTAAGCAACAATGATAAGCAATCAGACTGGGGCGGAATATTACATTCCTCATCAATAGTAGGATATTGTCCAATCATCATGTTGCTCTTATtacaaatctataaaaatagggttaaaacaaattttgaaccTGCTTGGAAATCTATTAAAAATCGAAGAAAAAACAGTAGAAAACAACCGTTCCGAGAGTACTGCATAGATAGTCCCTACTGGTTAAAAAATCTTTGACCTGGAACAAAATGCTAACTTGATCTAAAGCTTATAATTGTGTAAACTGTACAACAAATATAaagtcaatatcttcaagcatgaagaAAAAAGTGTGAAAAACTGATTTGCTGGACAGACAGAAAAGAGTGCAAACCGGAAGTCAGTCACAGTTGATGTAAGGGGACAAATAAAGGTGTCTTCTAAAAACTACACATCCTTGAGCAACAATGATAAGCAATCAGACTGGGGCGGAATATTACATTCCTCATCAATACTAGGATATTGTCCAATCATCATGTTGCTCTTACAAGAAAGCTACAACAATAGGGTTTAATTCATAAGTAAATGTAAAGTTGCCTaccaaattcatttttgtattgtCCACAAACTTTCACCAAATGCTTTGGCAAAAACAGTTTGTGTGCAGACAATTCCAAGACTCAAGTTATATGAGAAGTTAGTAAAGTGACAAACACCTTACAGTAGACATGACAGTTCTTTGTTGGCAAGCATATAAATCCTTTCTATGTATACAAGTAATTATGATATAAGTATTGATTAGCAATCtatatatacaagtaattaTGATAAAGTATTGATTAGCAATCAGACTGGGGCGGAATATTACATTCATCATCAATACTAGGATATTGTCCAATCATCATGTTGCTGGTTTTATAATGCTAAAACAAGGATCTTATTCAATTCTCCATTTTGGACCACATggtaaatgtatatacaacttaGTTTTGCACCAATCGAGAACAATTTACAACTATGTTACCCTACAGCCCAATGGCAGAAGTGCCCGATACTTATGCACATTCAATTAAGACACATGTATTCATTCTACCCAGAAATATAAGAGAGCATTGCTTAAGTTAATAGGATAATTgctgttttagttttaaattatgGGAGTGCTTGATGAATTTTGTTGATTTCACCAAAATTACTTTACAATACTATTTATTCTGttattataatgattatatCCTGATATATAAGCTCAcattctaaataaaatttaagatttacCTACTTTTATGTATTTCATATGAAATGATAATTTGCCTAGAAGTTCAGTCAGCTTATACAAACTTTCAATATACAAGTGGCTATGATATAGTATTGAATAGCAATCAGACTGGGGCGGAATATTACATTCATCATCAATAGTAGGATATTGTCCAATCATCATGTTGCTAGTATTTAATTGCTATAACAATCGGGTCAAATTTAATAATTCTCTTGTGTTTTGTGGATTTAATAGAATGCCATAGGAATTTTGGAGATTTTTTGGAAATCAATCAAAGAGAAAATATGCATGGTTATGATAACAAATTGATAGTTTGCTTTTGTCATTAATGATGGATTAAGAAATATCAAACTATTACAAACATATACTCTTCTACGATTGAAAAACATACATTGGTTTAGTTGGtaaaatgttgtgttttttttgcttataaGCACTACAAtgttgaattaaaaacaaagatCTGCATGAAGCCTGTTGAACTGACTTGTCAAATTTGCCAGTTTTAAAAATGCTTCACATGTACAGTTGGTTATCTAGTTTTAAACATCAAGTTTAAGTGATGAAAACAAGACTTTCTTCAAGGTTGTtcatcaatttataaaataacttcACATAACAGGTGTTGTCAAAACAAGTTCAATACAGACATTTACAGAGTATGTATAAAGCATCTAATTTAccacaaaaaatgtatttggtgAGCATAAACCATTTATCAAGTAGCTATGACATAGCATTGAATAGCAATCAGACTGGGGCGGAATATTACATCCATCATCAATACTAGGATATTGTCCAATCATCATGTTGCTGGTGTGACCTAGCTATTACACTTACCATTCCATAGGGTGGGAAATTCCTCATGTTTTGGTAGCCCATATTACTAGGTCCTGGACCCATCATACCCATTGGAGGCATACCACCAAACATATTCATTTGTTgctataaaaaacaaacataaaatatgcAAGTTACAATTTTTTTGCAGTTTGCATCTATAAGAGTTTTTCTCTTACAAATTGAGATTTGGATGGCGAGTTGTCTCAATGATactcataccacaacttcttatatctatgaacAAAGTACACAAAAGATGTTGTTTATCAACAATGTCACTTCAAAtcagacaattttaaaataattaatgcaTCAAAGAAAaggatgtgatttttttctatttctttcttCTACAATTCTTACTTTAAACTCATAATTTCTAGTTACGTTAATGTAATAGAAAAGCTCAATTATCccaaatttcatggttttataaaaaaaaaaacatattcagaTGTTaacttttcttatttatatttttaataacaaaatccAACTCACATTGTAACTTTGAGCATCTTGATCGAgacattttctcattttttcacTGAGCAATGCTTCAGCTTTACTGCATGCATCTACGGTACCCGTGATTGTAATGACTCTGTCTATGTAAAAATTACTCATGTCTGTGGCactgaaaaagaaagaaaatcaaattgttACTTGAAAAGCATATCCAATGGTTCAACAAGACGAGAACTAGCACATTTTTAGTCGTCAGTTTTCCACAATATACATTAGTTGAGGCAAATCCATGTtagaaaatggaaacaaaaaatttagCAGTTTTCCATTTTCCATAACTTTTACTTGTACTCTCTattaatttctataaataataGTGTTCAGTTCACAagaaagttattagaaaaaaagtatactGGTATTAGCATTGGAAATTATCAAATTAGAATAAATACCCTACCTAGA
Proteins encoded:
- the LOC134706457 gene encoding insulin-like growth factor 2 mRNA-binding protein 2 isoform X2, with amino-acid sequence MFRVYCGNLSPAVNEETLRDLFEEHDIEIAGNVLVKRNYAFVDCPDQENVDKAIDKLNQYNLLGSVMQVEPSNSRRRRPSNKIQIRNLPSHVTREETESLVSPFGNVVKCEQVGAEALVYVTFETPEQAQQAVAGLNGFEFQDRMLKVDFANNRPPMNNNNRRRMNGQNQQQNRQPEFPMRMLVGSEFVGAVIGRQGQTIHGITTQTRARVDIHRRENISSETLVTIKGSPESCTEACKEIYKVVQTEAQSLNKGEYPMKVLCPNSVCGRIIGKQGNVIKNFMEQTGAHIIVSSATDMSNFYIDRVITITGTVDACSKAEALLSEKMRKCLDQDAQSYNQQMNMFGGMPPMGMMGPGPSNMGYQNMRNFPPYGMEQGGGGGGNYYPGIYGQVPNVPPQQELEVTYLYIPENTVGAVIGSKGSNIKEIMRLSSARIKILPQKNGEMNGDRKQGGPQNQMDERKVIITGSAESQWKAQFYIFDKIKSEGGFARIEEVHLRSEVMVPRSMVGRIIGKGGQNVREMQRVSGAIVKLPEVNSQQNPQDDSEVAVSIIGHFYAMQPAIRRIRSLVNQRGNQQGGMMGGPMGGMGGMGGPPQQRRPRREQNGN
- the LOC134706457 gene encoding insulin-like growth factor 2 mRNA-binding protein 2 isoform X3, with product MFRVYCGNLSPAVNEETLRDLFEEHDIEIAGNVLVKRNYAFVDCPDQENVDKAIDKLNQYNLLGSVMQVEPSNSRRRAVAGLNGFEFQDRMLKVDFANNRPPMNNNNRRRMNGQNQQQNRQPEFPMRMLVGSEFVGAVIGRQGQTIHGITTQTRARVDIHKREHLSSDTLVTIKGSPESCTEACKEIYKVVQTEAQSLNKGEYPMKVLCPNSVCGRIIGKQGNVIKNFMEQTGAHIIVSSATDMSNFYIDRVITITGTVDACSKAEALLSEKMRKCLDQDAQSYNQQMNMFGGMPPMGMMGPGPSNMGYQNMRNFPPYGMEQGGGGGGNYYPGIYGQVPNVPPQQELEVTYLYIPENTVGAVIGSKGSNIKEIMRLSSARIKILPQKNGEMNGDRKQGGPQNQMDERKVIITGSAESQWKAQFYIFDKIKSEGGFARIEEVHLRSEVMVPRSMVGRIIGKGGQNVREMQRVSGAIVKLPEVNSQQNPQDDSEVAVSIIGHFYAMQPAIRRIRSLVNQRGNQQGGMMGGPMGGMGGMGGPPQQRRPRREQNGN
- the LOC134706457 gene encoding insulin-like growth factor 2 mRNA-binding protein 2 isoform X1, which gives rise to MFRVYCGNLSPAVNEETLRDLFEEHDIEIAGNVLVKRNYAFVDCPDQENVDKAIDKLNQYNLLGSVMQVEPSNSRRRRPSNKIQIRNLPSHVTREETESLVSPFGNVVKCEQVGAEALVYVTFETPEQAQQAVAGLNGFEFQDRMLKVDFANNRPPMNNNNRRRMNGQNQQQNRQPEFPMRMLVGSEFVGAVIGRQGQTIHGITTQTRARVDIHKREHLSSDTLVTIKGSPESCTEACKEIYKVVQTEAQSLNKGEYPMKVLCPNSVCGRIIGKQGNVIKNFMEQTGAHIIVSSATDMSNFYIDRVITITGTVDACSKAEALLSEKMRKCLDQDAQSYNQQMNMFGGMPPMGMMGPGPSNMGYQNMRNFPPYGMEQGGGGGGNYYPGIYGQVPNVPPQQELEVTYLYIPENTVGAVIGSKGSNIKEIMRLSSARIKILPQKNGEMNGDRKQGGPQNQMDERKVIITGSAESQWKAQFYIFDKIKSEGGFARIEEVHLRSEVMVPRSMVGRIIGKGGQNVREMQRVSGAIVKLPEVNSQQNPQDDSEVAVSIIGHFYAMQPAIRRIRSLVNQRGNQQGGMMGGPMGGMGGMGGPPQQRRPRREQNGN
- the LOC134706457 gene encoding insulin-like growth factor 2 mRNA-binding protein 2 isoform X4 — translated: MFRVYCGNLSPAVNEETLRDLFEEHDIEIAGNVLVKRNYAFVDCPDQENVDKAIDKLNQYNLLGSVMQVEPSNSRRRAVAGLNGFEFQDRMLKVDFANNRPPMNNNNRRRMNGQNQQQNRQPEFPMRMLVGSEFVGAVIGRQGQTIHGITTQTRARVDIHRRENISSETLVTIKGSPESCTEACKEIYKVVQTEAQSLNKGEYPMKVLCPNSVCGRIIGKQGNVIKNFMEQTGAHIIVSSATDMSNFYIDRVITITGTVDACSKAEALLSEKMRKCLDQDAQSYNQQMNMFGGMPPMGMMGPGPSNMGYQNMRNFPPYGMEQGGGGGGNYYPGIYGQVPNVPPQQELEVTYLYIPENTVGAVIGSKGSNIKEIMRLSSARIKILPQKNGEMNGDRKQGGPQNQMDERKVIITGSAESQWKAQFYIFDKIKSEGGFARIEEVHLRSEVMVPRSMVGRIIGKGGQNVREMQRVSGAIVKLPEVNSQQNPQDDSEVAVSIIGHFYAMQPAIRRIRSLVNQRGNQQGGMMGGPMGGMGGMGGPPQQRRPRREQNGN